One segment of Coffea arabica cultivar ET-39 chromosome 7c, Coffea Arabica ET-39 HiFi, whole genome shotgun sequence DNA contains the following:
- the LOC113697827 gene encoding protein HESO1-like isoform X2, whose protein sequence is MALRLKGKSTDIPVVEEFGSFVMDLFNAKSDLDLSFNFTQSRVQITREKKIQTLRKLAKKFYALQSGGHVYGVHPITTAKVPILKVVDRGTGVECDISIENRDGILKSQLIRIFCSIDERFRKLSFLMKTWAKAQKINSSKDGTLNSLSIILLVAFHLQTRNPPILPPFSALFKDGTDPASVAKLLSNFVNYGKSNKESVAELLVSLLMKLSSVEKLWPKGLCASVYEGSWTSKTWASKVGAISVEDFTDRSQNVSRAVAAPEVKVIYECIHQSIRHLFAFMNGQIDGFKLGELLFGQVAKQLLVSAGVANSKMKVVTPSVGAVNTNGALPPSNTQLAQAKGAQNKIHCQKREHERPADSTLTKKMRYGDGWSRTLPGSWGGTSSANWVAGQQLPHFELEQAQKRPEHWGILPNTGWGGTQQPNAGGWNGTWQTQAPSYHAGPYSSSSSNQLFPASLRLHSVQTNPSTFGTS, encoded by the exons GCAAATCTACTGACATTCCTGTTGTGGAGGAATTTGGTTCTTTTGTGATGGATCTTTTCAATGCAAAAAGTGATTTAGATCTTTCTTTCAACTTTACCCAAAGTCGCGTTCAGATTACACGGGAGAAGAAGATTCAAACGCTCCGGAAGCTTGCAAAGAAGTTTTATGCCTTGCAAA GTGGCGGGCATGTTTATGGCGTACATCCAATTACTACTGCCAAAGTTCCTATTCTTAAAGTTGTTGACCGCGGAACTGGTGTTGAGTGTGATATATCAATTGAAAACAGAGATGGGATTTTGAAATCTCAGTTAATTCGAATATTTTGTTCTATAGATGAAAGGTTCCGGAAGCTAAGTTTTTTG ATGAAAACATGGGCAAAGGCACAAAAGATCAATAGCTCAAAAGATGGAACATTAAACTCTTTATCTATAATACTGTTGGTTGCTTTTCATTTGCAG ACACGGAATCCTCCTATACTACCTCCATTTTCTGCCTTATTTAAAG ATGGTACTGATCCTGCATCAGTGGCCAAGCTGCTGAGTAACTTTGTGAACTATGGAAAAAGTAACAAAGAAAGTGTAGCTGAGCTCCTGGTTTCTCTACTGATGAAG TTATCATCAGTTGAAAAACTTTGGCCCAAAGGTCTCTGTGCTAGTGTCTATGAAGGTTCTTGGACATCAAAAACTTGGGCTTCTAAAGTTGGCGCCATTAGT GTTGAAGATTTTACTGATCGGTCTCAAAATGTATCAAGGGCAGTGGCGGCTCCAGAAGTTAAAGTTATTTACGAATGCATTCATCAGTCTATCCGGCATCTTTTTGCATTCATGAATGGGCAAATCGACGGATTCAAGTTGGGGGAACTTTTATTTGGCCAGGTTGCCAAACAGCTGCTAGTGAGTGCTGGAGTTGCTAATTCTAAGATGAAGGTAGTCACACCCTCAGTCGGTGCTGTTAACACAAACGGAGCACTGCCTCCTTCTAATACTCAATTGGCCCAGGCAAAAGGGGCCCAAAATAAAATACATTGCCAAAAGAGAGAGCATGAGAGGCCTGCTGATTCCACCCTGACCAAAAAGATGCGGTATGGTGATGGTTGGAGTAGAACTCTTCCTGGCAGTTGGGGAGGAACGTCATCTGCAAATTGGGTGGCAGGACAGCAACTTCCACATTTTGAGTTGGAACAGGCACAAAAACGTCCGGAACATTGGGGAATATTGCCAAACACTGGCTGGGGAGGTACTCAGCAACCTAATGCTGGAGGTTGGAATGGAACATGGCAGACTCAAGCTCCATCTTATCATGCTGGACCATATTCTTCGAGTTCAAGTAACCAGCTTTTCCCTGCTTCATTGAGACTTCATTCTGTTCAGACCAATCCATCCACTTTTGGAACTTCGTGA
- the LOC113699664 gene encoding zinc finger BED domain-containing protein RICESLEEPER 2-like has protein sequence MVVTGHFIDSDWVLQKRVLNFCNVPPPHTGVIIADALSKCFIDWGIENKVSSITVDNASYNDCKIGQLGSVIDVVREGIKYLNNSESRILEFAKIKKQLQLPSRKLILDCPTRWNSTYLMLDSGLEFKDVFPRYADIDPGFHYVPTDFEWMKVEEVCKFLGIFHEITDMISGSEYPTANIFLVELYRIKELLNEKALDPFEHIRAMVGSMSVKFDKYWGESNVLLSLGAILDPRYKMFLINHVFSVIYGEDAAPRFIAEIRDILYELYNEYVDCHVVSHSEQQQRQVVKRRQNESSTSSSKKQKMTAPAILTGKEKFHMHVSEIDRAPPEKSDLDVYLEESRYACDAKANLDVFGWWKGERLRFPILSRMAADILSVPVTTVASESTFSAGGRVIDDRRASMSVETVQMLLCGNDWIRSLHGLKNKSRESLDVAESITFEEVELPESFND, from the exons atgGTTGTGACTGGTCATTTTATTGATTCTGATTGGGTGCTTCAAAAACGTGTgttgaatttttgcaatgttCCTCCTCCTCATACTGGAGTTATTATAGCTGATGCTCTAAGTAAGTGCTTCATTGATTGGGGGATTGAGAATAAGGTTTCTAGCATAACTGTTGATAATGCTTCATACAATGAT TGCAAGATCGGTCAacttggtagtgtgattgatgTTGTTAGAGAAGGGATAAAATACTTGAACAATTCAGAATCTAGGATTCTTGAATTTgccaaaattaaaaaacagCTTCAGTTGCCCTCTAGAAAACTAATTTTGGACTGTCCAACAAGGTGGAATAGCACCTATTTGATGTTAGATTCAGGTTTAGAGTTCAAGGATGTCTTTCCAAGATATGCAGACATTGACCCTGGATTTCACTATGTCCCTACTGATTTTGAATGGATGAAAGTGGAAGAAGTATGCAAATTTCTAGGAATATTTCATGAAATCACTGATATGATTTCCGGGTCTGAGTATCCAACAGCTAACATTTTTCTTGTGGAGCTCTATAGGATTAAAGAGCTTTTAAATGAAAAAGCTCTTGATCCTTTTGAGCATATTCGGGCAATGGTTGGAAGTATGTCTGTTAAATTTGATAAGTATTGGGGGGAAAGTAATGTGCTGCTATCTTTGGGTGCAATTTTGGATCCGAGATACAAAATGTTCCTTATTAATCATGTTTTTTCGGTGATTTATGGTGAAGATGCTGCTCCTAGATTCATTGCTGAAATTAGAGACATTCTTTATGAGCTTTACAATGAATATGTTGATTGTCATGTTGTTTCCCATTCTGAACAACAACAGAGGCAGGTTGTAAAAAGGAGACAAAATGAAAGTTCTACTTCTTCTAGTAAGAAACAGAAAATGACTGCACCCGCCATTTTAACTGGCAAAGAAAAGTTTCACATGCATGTGAGTGAAATTGATAGGGCTCCACCAGAAAAATCAGATTTAGATGTTTATTTAGAGGAAAGTAGGTATGCTTGTGATGCAAAGGCAAATCTGGATGTTTTTGGTTGGTGGAAAGGAGAAAGATTGAGATTTCCCATCTTGTCGAGGATGGCTGCCGATATACTCTCCGTTCCTGTTACCACTGTGGCTTCAGAATCTACCTTCAGCGCTGGAGGGAGAGTAATTGATGATCGACGAGCTTCTATGTCGGTTGAGACGGTGCAAATGTTGCTTTGCGGCAACGATTGGATCCGCAGTCTTCATGGCCTAAAGAATAAGTCTCGT GAATCACTTGATGTGGCCGAATCAATCACATTTGAAGAAGTTGAACTTCCTGAATCATTCAATGACTGA
- the LOC113697827 gene encoding protein HESO1-like isoform X3, with the protein MDLFNAKSDLDLSFNFTQSRVQITREKKIQTLRKLAKKFYALQSGGHVYGVHPITTAKVPILKVVDRGTGVECDISIENRDGILKSQLIRIFCSIDERFRKLSFLMKTWAKAQKINSSKDGTLNSLSIILLVAFHLQTRNPPILPPFSALFKDGTDPASVAKLLSNFVNYGKSNKESVAELLVSLLMKLSSVEKLWPKGLCASVYEGSWTSKTWASKVGAISVEDFTDRSQNVSRAVAAPEVKVIYECIHQSIRHLFAFMNGQIDGFKLGELLFGQVAKQLLVSAGVANSKMKVVTPSVGAVNTNGALPPSNTQLAQAKGAQNKIHCQKREHERPADSTLTKKMRYGDGWSRTLPGSWGGTSSANWVAGQQLPHFELEQAQKRPEHWGILPNTGWGGTQQPNAGGWNGTWQTQAPSYHAGPYSSSSSNQLFPASLRLHSVQTNPSTFGTS; encoded by the exons ATGGATCTTTTCAATGCAAAAAGTGATTTAGATCTTTCTTTCAACTTTACCCAAAGTCGCGTTCAGATTACACGGGAGAAGAAGATTCAAACGCTCCGGAAGCTTGCAAAGAAGTTTTATGCCTTGCAAA GTGGCGGGCATGTTTATGGCGTACATCCAATTACTACTGCCAAAGTTCCTATTCTTAAAGTTGTTGACCGCGGAACTGGTGTTGAGTGTGATATATCAATTGAAAACAGAGATGGGATTTTGAAATCTCAGTTAATTCGAATATTTTGTTCTATAGATGAAAGGTTCCGGAAGCTAAGTTTTTTG ATGAAAACATGGGCAAAGGCACAAAAGATCAATAGCTCAAAAGATGGAACATTAAACTCTTTATCTATAATACTGTTGGTTGCTTTTCATTTGCAG ACACGGAATCCTCCTATACTACCTCCATTTTCTGCCTTATTTAAAG ATGGTACTGATCCTGCATCAGTGGCCAAGCTGCTGAGTAACTTTGTGAACTATGGAAAAAGTAACAAAGAAAGTGTAGCTGAGCTCCTGGTTTCTCTACTGATGAAG TTATCATCAGTTGAAAAACTTTGGCCCAAAGGTCTCTGTGCTAGTGTCTATGAAGGTTCTTGGACATCAAAAACTTGGGCTTCTAAAGTTGGCGCCATTAGT GTTGAAGATTTTACTGATCGGTCTCAAAATGTATCAAGGGCAGTGGCGGCTCCAGAAGTTAAAGTTATTTACGAATGCATTCATCAGTCTATCCGGCATCTTTTTGCATTCATGAATGGGCAAATCGACGGATTCAAGTTGGGGGAACTTTTATTTGGCCAGGTTGCCAAACAGCTGCTAGTGAGTGCTGGAGTTGCTAATTCTAAGATGAAGGTAGTCACACCCTCAGTCGGTGCTGTTAACACAAACGGAGCACTGCCTCCTTCTAATACTCAATTGGCCCAGGCAAAAGGGGCCCAAAATAAAATACATTGCCAAAAGAGAGAGCATGAGAGGCCTGCTGATTCCACCCTGACCAAAAAGATGCGGTATGGTGATGGTTGGAGTAGAACTCTTCCTGGCAGTTGGGGAGGAACGTCATCTGCAAATTGGGTGGCAGGACAGCAACTTCCACATTTTGAGTTGGAACAGGCACAAAAACGTCCGGAACATTGGGGAATATTGCCAAACACTGGCTGGGGAGGTACTCAGCAACCTAATGCTGGAGGTTGGAATGGAACATGGCAGACTCAAGCTCCATCTTATCATGCTGGACCATATTCTTCGAGTTCAAGTAACCAGCTTTTCCCTGCTTCATTGAGACTTCATTCTGTTCAGACCAATCCATCCACTTTTGGAACTTCGTGA
- the LOC113697827 gene encoding protein HESO1-like isoform X1, translating into MALRLKVLSKKVQKFERRGMQNCKLNPERVPALEATLNDVFDVSRPKPHDYDVRKDLVRIFNEISREIFGKSTDIPVVEEFGSFVMDLFNAKSDLDLSFNFTQSRVQITREKKIQTLRKLAKKFYALQSGGHVYGVHPITTAKVPILKVVDRGTGVECDISIENRDGILKSQLIRIFCSIDERFRKLSFLMKTWAKAQKINSSKDGTLNSLSIILLVAFHLQTRNPPILPPFSALFKDGTDPASVAKLLSNFVNYGKSNKESVAELLVSLLMKLSSVEKLWPKGLCASVYEGSWTSKTWASKVGAISVEDFTDRSQNVSRAVAAPEVKVIYECIHQSIRHLFAFMNGQIDGFKLGELLFGQVAKQLLVSAGVANSKMKVVTPSVGAVNTNGALPPSNTQLAQAKGAQNKIHCQKREHERPADSTLTKKMRYGDGWSRTLPGSWGGTSSANWVAGQQLPHFELEQAQKRPEHWGILPNTGWGGTQQPNAGGWNGTWQTQAPSYHAGPYSSSSSNQLFPASLRLHSVQTNPSTFGTS; encoded by the exons TTTTGAGTAAGAAAGTGCAGAAGTTTGAACGGAGGGGCATGCAGAATTGTAAACTTAACCCTGAAAGAGTGCCCGCTTTAGAAGCCACACTTAATGATGTTTTTGATGTCTCTCGTCCTAAGCCTCATGATTATGATGTCCGGAAAGACTTGGTTCGGATTTTTAACGAAATCTCAAGGgaaatttttg GCAAATCTACTGACATTCCTGTTGTGGAGGAATTTGGTTCTTTTGTGATGGATCTTTTCAATGCAAAAAGTGATTTAGATCTTTCTTTCAACTTTACCCAAAGTCGCGTTCAGATTACACGGGAGAAGAAGATTCAAACGCTCCGGAAGCTTGCAAAGAAGTTTTATGCCTTGCAAA GTGGCGGGCATGTTTATGGCGTACATCCAATTACTACTGCCAAAGTTCCTATTCTTAAAGTTGTTGACCGCGGAACTGGTGTTGAGTGTGATATATCAATTGAAAACAGAGATGGGATTTTGAAATCTCAGTTAATTCGAATATTTTGTTCTATAGATGAAAGGTTCCGGAAGCTAAGTTTTTTG ATGAAAACATGGGCAAAGGCACAAAAGATCAATAGCTCAAAAGATGGAACATTAAACTCTTTATCTATAATACTGTTGGTTGCTTTTCATTTGCAG ACACGGAATCCTCCTATACTACCTCCATTTTCTGCCTTATTTAAAG ATGGTACTGATCCTGCATCAGTGGCCAAGCTGCTGAGTAACTTTGTGAACTATGGAAAAAGTAACAAAGAAAGTGTAGCTGAGCTCCTGGTTTCTCTACTGATGAAG TTATCATCAGTTGAAAAACTTTGGCCCAAAGGTCTCTGTGCTAGTGTCTATGAAGGTTCTTGGACATCAAAAACTTGGGCTTCTAAAGTTGGCGCCATTAGT GTTGAAGATTTTACTGATCGGTCTCAAAATGTATCAAGGGCAGTGGCGGCTCCAGAAGTTAAAGTTATTTACGAATGCATTCATCAGTCTATCCGGCATCTTTTTGCATTCATGAATGGGCAAATCGACGGATTCAAGTTGGGGGAACTTTTATTTGGCCAGGTTGCCAAACAGCTGCTAGTGAGTGCTGGAGTTGCTAATTCTAAGATGAAGGTAGTCACACCCTCAGTCGGTGCTGTTAACACAAACGGAGCACTGCCTCCTTCTAATACTCAATTGGCCCAGGCAAAAGGGGCCCAAAATAAAATACATTGCCAAAAGAGAGAGCATGAGAGGCCTGCTGATTCCACCCTGACCAAAAAGATGCGGTATGGTGATGGTTGGAGTAGAACTCTTCCTGGCAGTTGGGGAGGAACGTCATCTGCAAATTGGGTGGCAGGACAGCAACTTCCACATTTTGAGTTGGAACAGGCACAAAAACGTCCGGAACATTGGGGAATATTGCCAAACACTGGCTGGGGAGGTACTCAGCAACCTAATGCTGGAGGTTGGAATGGAACATGGCAGACTCAAGCTCCATCTTATCATGCTGGACCATATTCTTCGAGTTCAAGTAACCAGCTTTTCCCTGCTTCATTGAGACTTCATTCTGTTCAGACCAATCCATCCACTTTTGGAACTTCGTGA
- the LOC113697784 gene encoding 7-deoxyloganetic acid glucosyltransferase-like has translation MDHQDELVPHVLIFPLPIQSPVNSMLKLAELLCLAGHRVTFLNTKHNHNRLLRCTNIQSRLDQYQGRFLLEKVDDGLPDEDPRTAEQFTEILDSLQSVAEPFLREVLCGERFSCNSSKRPPITCIIADGSYYYVLDVAEEMGIPLIFFETISPCCLWVYMCVPKLIEAGELPFKG, from the exons ATGGATCATCAAGATGAACTTGTTCCCCATGTACTAATATTCCCTTTACCCATTCAAAGTCCGGTGAATAGTATGCTGAAGCTAGCTGAACTTTTGTGCCTTGCCGGGCATCGCGTAACATTCCTCAACACAAAGCACAACCACAATCGTCTTCTGCGTTGCACCAATATCCAGTCCCGTTTAGATCAATATCAAGGAAGATTCCTCCTGGAAAAAGTCGATGATGGCCTTCCGGATGAAGATCCTCGTACTGCTGAACAGTTTACAGAGATTCTCGATTCTTTGCAGAGTGTGGCCGAGCCTTTCTTAAGGGAGGTACTGTGCGGTGAACGTTTTAGTTGTAACAGTAGTAAACGGCCTCCAATTACATGCATCATAGCCGATGGATCGTACTACTATGTTCTTGATGTTGCTGAGGAGATGGGAATCCCACTCATTTTTTTCGAAACTATCAGCCCTTGTTGTCTTTGGGTTTACATGTGCGTTCCCAAACTCATTGAAGCTGGTGAACTCCCCTTCAAAG GATAG